The sequence below is a genomic window from Chlamydiota bacterium.
ATCGAACTGGTCCGTGCGGTTTCAGGAGGATGAATTTAAATTGCGGATTTCGAATTGCGGATTGCGGATTTAAAAGCAAAAGCTCTTTTTCTTCTAAAATTCATTCCTGAAATCCGAAATTCGACATCCGAAATCCGAAATGATTAAAAGAGGAACAATTATGGAAATTTTTCTTAACGGTCAAAAGAAAGTATTAGAGCGAAAAATATCTCTTGTAGAACTGATTCATCAACTCGGGTTAGACGAAAAATGGGTGGTAGCAGAATTGAATGGCGAAGCCCTGATTAAAAAGGACTATGCTCAAACTTTTCTTTCCCAGGGAGACCATATTGAACTGGTCCGTGCGGTTTCAGGAGGATGAATTTAAATTGCGGATTTCGA
It includes:
- the thiS gene encoding sulfur carrier protein ThiS produces the protein MEIFLNGQKKVLERKISLVELIHQLGLDEKWVVAELNGEALIKKDYAQTFLSQGDHIELVRAVSGG